CGCACAAGATCGGCATGGGATTCGATGCTCCGGGACTGGGCACCTTGAGCTTCGACTTCAGTGATACAGTCGCCGATGACTGACGGACGGCTGCGAGTTGCCGTAACAGGCGCCGCGGGCTACCTCGGCAGCAGGCTCATCGAGCGCCTTGATGAGGGAGATTCGGTCAGCTACATCCTGGCGACCGACATTCGGGCACCCAGCTCTACCTACGGTGAACGTACAAAATTCGTGAAGCTCGACGTCACCGAACGCTTCCCCACACTTCTTGCCCAACATGACATCGACGCGGTCGCACACCTGGCCTACGTGCTCAACCCCGGACGCAACCATGACCACGCCAGGAAGGTGAACGTACTGGGCACAGAACACCTCGTGGAGGCGTGTCGCAACTCGGACGTGGCCCACGTCGTCTACCTGAGCAGCACATCGGTGTACGGAGCCCACCCGGACAATCCCGAGTTTCTTACCGAAGAGCATCCCGTACGGCCAATCCCGGGATTCCAGTACAGCGAGGACAAGGTAGCCGCCGAGCTGCTACTTACCGAGTATGCTGAGGAGCGTCCAACAACCGCCGTCACGATCCTGCGTGGGTGTCCTGTCATGGGGCCACGCGCAGATAACTTCATTGCCAATGCGTTCCACAAGCCGGTCCTGCCTCGCGTTGGCCATGCCGACCCACCAATGCAGTTCACCCACGAAGATGACCTGATGAACATAATCCTGAAGTGCCTGGAGGATAGGACAGCGGGGACCTACAATGTCGCCGGCGACGGCACCATCAGCTGGACTCAAATGGCGGTAGTCATGGGGCGCAGGATGCTGAGGCTCCCTCCAGTGGCGTGGCGATCACTCACCTCGCTGGCATGGGAACTCGGTCTGCAGTCAGACGCCCCCGCATGTGGGCTGGACTTCATCAGCTACAGGTGGACCGCCAGTGTGGACAAGCTGAAGCGCGAGCTCGGATTGCAACTGAAATACACGTCCAGTGAAGCGTGGGATTCGTTCGCCACTCGTGCCGGACGGCGATGAATTTCTCGTAAGACCGAAGTTGTACATACAGGAAGTGCCATGAAAGTAATCATCGATGCAGACACAGGAACCGACGACGCCATTGCTCTTGTCATGGCAGTCAACTCGCCGGAGCTGCAGATAGGCAGTGTCACGGCCGTTGCGGGAAACGCTCGCCTGGCTGACACAACGCGAAATGCACTACGACTGCTTAGCTATCTCGGCCGGCCTGACATACAGGTCTCCAAGGGCGCAGACAGACCCCTGAAGGTGAAGAACAGGTTCTCCTATCATTACCACGGTCCACGTGGTCTGACGACACGTCTGCCAACTACCGACTCCAGGCCAATTGCAGCGCGGGCTGCCGAGCATATGCACACTGCCGCTGAACAGGCTGACGGTGAGCTGGAGATCATCGCGCTGGGTCCATTGACCAACGTGGCGCGAGCGATAATGCGAGGACCCGAACAGATGAGACATGTGAAGCGCATCTACGTGATGGGGGGAGCCGTCGAGGTCCCTGGCAACGTGACGCCTTCAGCCGAGTTCAACATCTACGCCGACCCTCATGCGGCTAGCATCGTGTTCGACTCGGGAATTCCAATCACTCTCGTTGGCCTGGATGTGGGAGACGCCGTGGGATTCGACCGCAACGGAACTGACTGGCGTTCAGGCACCTCGAAAGGCGAGGAGGTATCGGCCCGGATCATGCAGGGGTGGTTCGATTCACACCCAGGGCGCGACGTCTACGTCCTGTGCGACCCGGTTACGGTTGCCGCCGCAGTGGCGGCCGACCTCTTCCAGTATAGACACGGATCGATTACGGTCGATGAGGATGGCGAGCATCGCGGCAGGACGAAGGCTAAATACGGAGATGGAAACGTGACCATAGCTCTCAGCGTCGACGAAGATCGTGCGCGTGCCTTCGTTCTCGAAAGGCTTGTTACCAGGGACTGACGGGCCCGAGGCGGCTCACGAAAGATGTTCTGCCGATTCCAGGTAGCTGAGCATGGTGTCCCACCTGGCGCCAAGTACGTGACGCATGTTTCGCGTCGTGACTTCTTCCACTTCCTCCACGAGCTCTGCCAGAGTCTGAGCGACGTTGGCAACGTGCCTGGGTTCTGTCCAGTTTTCGCGCTTGGACTTGAATGGCTGGGGCGCCGCATCTGTCTCCAGGACGATACTCTCCAGGGGAACCTTGACTGCGGCCTCCTGCAGGTACGTGAGCCGCAGCAGGGGTCGCGCAAGCGAGATGTAGAAGCCGAGGTCCATGACCTTCTTCGCAGTCTGGAAGTCTCCCTGGAAGTAGTGCATGATGCCGCCGACATCGTAGGCACGCTCTTCGCGCAGCACGCGGAACGCCTCGTCGTGAGATTCGCGACTGTGGAACACGACTGGAAGTTCGAGCTCGCGGGCCAGCCGAATCTGCTCCCTGAAGGCAGGGTACTGGATGGCGCGGTCAGGCGCTCCTTCCATGAAGTCCAGGCCAATCTCGCTCATCACCAGTACAGGTTCCTGAGAGTCTCGTAGGTCTGGTCTGTGAACGGCTCGCGGATGTCCATAGGGTGGATGCCCACACCTGAGAAGAAGCCGTCGTACTTCGCCGAAAGCGCGAGAGACCTCTCTGTCGAGGGTATAGTCGTTCCTGCCGAGATCACGGCGTGAACTCCCACATCTCGGGCGCGGCCGAGTATCTCCCCGACTTCTGTGTCCGAAAATGAGTCCAAGTGCACGTGGCTGTCTATGTACATGCTGGAGAGTCGCCCGTCCCGCAGGAGTCTTCTGTTATGGTCAATCGTCCCTGGCGGTCATTATACTAGCTCAGAATGCAATCGCCCGCGCACCGCGGGCGTTGTCATGTGAGGCATATTTGAGAAGTTGGGTGTTGACGGTCGCGAGAGTCGGGCTGGGAGTCGCTGCGAGCGGTCTCTTGGGTTGGCTCGCCGTAAGGGGCCTGGACTGGGGGCTGGTCGTGGATGCCTTTTCCGGGGTATCCATCACAATGATGGCCCTGGCTACGCTCGTTTTCATGGTTGCAAACTACCTGCGGGCCGTCCGCTGGCGAGCGCTCTTCGTCGACGGGACCGTCTCCACAAACCGTCTGTTCGTCGTGCAGAACATTGGCATAGGTCTTAACAACGTAGTACCTGTCAGGGTGGCATCCGAGGCCGTGCAGATAGCGATCCTGTCACTGCGAGATAACGTTCGGCCGTCAGTCGCGCTCGCCACCGTAGGAATGGAACGAGTTCTCGATCTAATCGTCAGCGCTGTGATACTGGGAATCGCACTGGTCTTGATTCCCGAGATGGAGCGGTTCACGCTCTACATCTGGGGAGCGATCGGCATTGCCGTCGCATCGGTGGTGGTCGTCAGAATCCTTGCATGGAGCAGCGCTGGGGTTGAGTGGGTGACTCGAATCACCTTTCTGGCAGAGTTCCTGAGCGCCGTGAAAGACCTGGAGAGGGAGAGGACCCGTCTGGCGGCTTCCACCGGAGTTACGTTCGTGTACTGGCTGCTGGTCGGAGTGACTGCGTGGATGATCGCAGATTCGATAAGTCTGTCAATCACGCCTGTAGTCGCGACCGCCGTCATCATGGGGACGATATATTTCGCCACCGCCGTGCCTGCGGCTCCCGCGGCAATAGGCACCTTTGAGTTTGCTGTTGTTTATGTGCTCGAGCTGTTCGGCGTTAGCCGTGAGTCTGGATTCGGATTCGCCATCATCACCCACGCCGTGTTCTTCCTGCCTCCAACGATCATGGCTGCAGTATTTCTGCCTCGTGAGGGAATCGGGTCTATCGGTCGTTTACGGTCTGCATTCGCTGGCCTGAAGGACAGACTGGAAGCGGAGTCTGCATGAGACTGGAGTTCATCTGGTCCACAGTGCTGAGTTGCCTGCTTCTGACCTTCGTCGCCGGTTGCGGTCAGAGTGTCGAGCCGACACCGACGCCTCTGCCAACGATAGCTCCGACTGCCACGGCTGTCCCGTCGCCCACCGCGACGCCCGAGCCGACCACTACACCAACTCCGCCAACGACAACTCCGAGTCCGACTCCGGCGCCAGTCAGTACGGCCACCCCTGTCCCAATTACCCCTACGCCGGCGCCCACTCCTGACTCGAGACGGCGCGGTGGGACTCTGAACCTGTCCACCTCCGAGAACATCGCCCACCTGGACGTCCACATGGACGTCTCCCCTTCCCTGTCGACGTGGGGGCCGGGAATCGCCTACTCACGTCTGCTGAGGCTCAAGTCGGGGTCGGACGTGAACCTGCCGAGCCTTGCCGTCGAGTGCGACCTGTGTACCTCGTGGACCATGGAATCGCCAACCACGTACAGGTTCGAACTCAGGCCCGACGCGCGGTGGCAGGACATAGGCCCGGTATATGCCAGGGCGGTCACGGCGGAGGATGTTGTCTTCAGCTATCTGCGCCAAGCCGGCCCGGAGCTTCCCAACTCAGCCCTGCTCTACAACGTCGCCGAACTTCGCCAACTGGACCAGCACACAATCGCGATCACCCTGGACTCCCCGGATGCTGACGCACTCCTGGCTTTCGCCGATGGGCATTCCAAGATTGTAGCCAGGGAGGCCGTAGAACTGAACGGCGACCTTCGCGACGGTCCCACCGTTGGGTCAGGGCCGTGGGTGTTGGCCGGTACGGCTCGCGACGACAAGCACGAATTCAGTCCGAATCCTCTCTATTATGAGCAGGGCCTTCCTCTGCTGGACAAGCTGAACATCCTGATCATGCCTGACGAAAGCACACGAAATGCCGCGTTTCAGACCGGCATGATCGATGTCATGAACATGAGCCCCGGAGAGTGGACTACTTACACAGACCGGTTCCCCCTTGCGCCCTTCATCAAGGTGCCCCAACCCGGAGTCGGGGCGGAGGTCGCGTTCAATACAACAGAGCCGCCGTTCGACAACCTTGAGGTCAGACGTGCGGCTATCCTCGGGATGGAGCCCATGAAGGCCATCGAAGAGCACTGGGGAGGATTCGGGTTCGTCGGTCAGGGCTTCTCTTCTGCATCGCCGGAGTGGTTGATTCCTCAGAATGAGATTGCCGGGCGTTTCGATCGACGCTCGGACGCAAAGACTCTACTTCGCAACGCGGGCGTGACTGTCCCGATCCCAGTGGTCATCACCGTAGGGGACTTTGGCGAGGCGTACACTTCTCACGCGCACGCGATCTCGGTGGAACTTCAGGAGTTGGGATTCGAGGTCGAGACGGACATAGTCAACAGGCGTGAGTTCGGCGAGCGGGTCTGGCTAGGCGGCGAGTACCAGATGATGCTTGGGCCTCCCGCGCCGATAACGGCTCCAAACGGCTTTCTCTTTCCCGTTCTTCACAGCGAGGGCATCTGGAACACGACCGGGCATAGGGACACGGTTCTTGACGAACTGATCGAGGCGCAGGCTGTGGAGTTCGACTCCAAGAAGCGTGCTTCTCTGATCCGAAGCATCCAGGAGCGCGTTCTTGATCAGGGATACAGGTTCATGCCAGCAGCCAAAGAGTCGATCTGGACCTGGCGTGACCACGTGAGGGACTTTCACCCAAACTTCAGCGCCTACGAGTATCATCACTGGGCGCGAGTTTGGCTGGATAAGTAGGGGCCAGGATCGAAACCTGCCCCTACCCCCGGCCTTCGATGGCGTCCTCCAGGGTTGACCATGCCAGAAGGGCACACTTGATCCTGACGGGAAACTCCCGCACCTTCGCGAGGGACCCCAGGTCACCCAGTTTGTCCAGCTCCGACGGTGTGGGATCGGGCCCCTGCATCATACGGTGGAAACTGCCTGACAGCACTTCGGCTTCCGCCAGGGTTAGGCCCTTGATCGCTTCGGAGAGCATCGAGCCCGTAGCCTGGTTGATCGAGCAGCCCTCGCCCTGAAAGCCAACCTGCGACACGCGAGACTGGTCGTCGAGCATGATCTGAAGGTGGATCTCGTCACCGCAGAAGGGGTTCACACCGTCAGCGATCACGTCGGCATCCGGAATGTTGGAAGGGTTCCTGGGGTGCCGGCGGTGGTCCAGGATCAGATCGTCGCGGTAGATATCGTCGAGGTTACCCAGCGCCATCCGAGAAGTACCTGAGAGCGCGCTTGACAGAGTCGACCAGGGCGTCGATCTCTTCCTCGGTGTTGTAGAGGTAGTAGCTCGCACGGGCCGTCGCGACTACGCCGAGCTCTCGCATCAGCGGCATGGTGCAGTGGTGTCCAGTTCGGACGGCTATCCCATCACGGTCGAGAAAACGATGTCCGAGTGGAACGAGATGATCCCTCCACGCTTTTCAGGGTCTCTCGGGCCGAAGATGACTACATCCTCTTCGAGTTCCTTGAACGCATCCAATGCGTAGGCGCTGAGGGCGATTTCGTGTGCTCGAACGTTTTCCATTCCGAGGTTGTCCAGGTAGTCGATCGCCGCACCAAAACCGATGGCGTCGGCGATATTGGGCGTACCCGCCTCGAATTTCATAGGCACGTCGTTCCACGTAGCGCGGTCGTACCAGACCTCGAGCACCATCTCGCCGCCCCGCATGAACGGCTCCATGCCCTCCAGGATTTCCTGCCTGCCGTATAGCGCGCCAATACCTGTTGGGCCAAGCATCTTGTGGCCGCTCAGGGTAAGGAAGTCGCAGTCGAGTGCCTTGACGTCCACGGGCATGTGGGGCGCGCTTTGAGTGGCATCAATGAGCACGGTCGCTCCGACAGCCCGCGCCTTGTCCACAAGCTCCCGGACAGGATTGACGATCCCGATGCCGTTTGACATGTGGACCACCGCCAGCAGCTTGGTCCTCTGCGTGATGAACTCGTCCACACGCGACATGTCGAGGCTGTTGTCGTCCTCCCGCATGGGCAGGATTCGGAGCTTCGCCCCCTTGTCTCTAGCAACCTTCTGCCATGGCACAAGGTTTGAGTGGTGCTCATACGGAGTGACGACGATCTCGTCGCCCTCGACGATGTTCTCTTCGGCCCACGTATATGCGACGAGGTTGAGGGACTCAGACGCGTTGCGCGTCCAGATAATCTCGTTGGAGCTATCGGCTCCGATAAAGCGGGCCACATTGGCGCGCGCTTCCTCGTACCTTTCTGTCGCCTCCTGGCTGAGCGCGTGTACGCCGCGATGCACGTTGGCGTTGTATCGCTCGTAGTACTCCACGAGCGCCTCAATCACCTGGCGCGGCTTCTGGGTGGTGGCCGCATTGTCCAGGTAGATCAGAGGCTTGTCGTAGACCTTCCTACTCAGAATGGGAAAGTCCTGCCTGATCTTCTCAACGTCTAACATGTACGAGGCTCCGGGGCATTAGCCCTGAGATGTGAGTATTGCTCAAAAGGCTAAACGTCGAGTTCGATGTCATCGCCATCGACCCGCACTGGGAACGTGTCGACCGGCACGACAGCCGGGAGCGCGGTAACGTCGCCTGTACGTACGTCGAAGCATGCGCCATGCCTGGGGCACTCTATCTCGTGGCCGCTGAGGTATCCCTGAGCCAGAGGTGCTTCGTCATGGGTGCATACATCGTCAATAGCGTAGAAGTCCCCGTCAACGTTGCAGACCGCTATGGCCCGGTCTCCAACTTCATAGACCTTGGCGGTCCCCGCCGGTACGTCCTCAACCTTGCCTACCTTAACGAATGCCATGATTGTCGCTCCTAGTCTGAATCTGACCTATCGATGTATCTACCGTTTCTCGTTCGTCACCTACGCTGAAGCCGACAAACGCACGGAATCTAGTTCTGAGTGTTGGAGAAGTCTAATGGTTGCGAGCCTGTCGACGAAGCCGAGAGTATTGCGTTGCTCCTGTCCACCAAGTCCCCAATTGTCCTGGAGCTAAGAATCTGGTCGACCGCAAGCTCAACCTCCTGCCAAACCTCCCGCTGTGCGCAGGTGGGCACATGAATGCAGGCGCGGAGGTCAACCAGGCACGCAACCAGGTTATCGCTCGGCCCAAGGCACTCCATGACGCTGCTCAGGCTGATGTCGCCGGGCTCCATCGCCAGAGTATGGCCACCCTGCCTGCCCCGCTGCGACCTGACTAGTCCGGCCCTCCCAAGCGCATGAAGCACCTGCGCGAGGTATGGCTCGGGAATCATCGTCCTGCCGGCAATCTCGCTGGCCCGCACCGGGGCGCTCTGGTGATGAAGCGCAAGGTCAACCAGCGCTCTTACTCCATAATCGACTTTGACGGGTATGTGCATGTCTCCACCTCCTCCGAAGCAGTTGGTATTGCTACTCCGTGGAAACAGTCTCTTTCTTCGACTCCTGAAGTGCAGATGCCAGGGTATGCACCGGCAGCGTCGCGCACTTAATTCGCGTCGGGTAGCCGGAGACCCCCTCGAGTATCTCGAGGTCTCCAAGTATCTCGTAGTCGAAGTCGTCGCCGGCTTGCCTGGTCAGGAGCATCCTGAAGTTCTCGATCACCTTCTTTGCGTCTTCGGAACTTCTGCCCTTGACTGCCTCGCTCATCATCGACGCCGCAGCCTTGGAGATAGCGCATCCGACAGCGACGTAGCCAATATCTTCGATACCGTCCTCTCCGTTCATGGTGAGAAACAGGGATATCTGGTCTCCGCAGAGAGGGTTGAAGCCCTCTGCGCTGCGGTCCGGATCGTCGATCTTCTTGAAGTTACGGGGCCTGCGGTTGTGGTCCATCACAACTTCGGCGTACAGGTCAGTAAGGTCGTTCATAATCATCCTCACACCTACCCTCACCCATCAAGGGCTTACAGGGGTAGGTAAACCGGCAGTTCGTTCGTTCCCGGATCAAGTCCGGGACGGGCTCTGAGCTTGTCGAAGGACATCCGCGGGAATGACGGTTTGTGAATACCTACCCTCACCCATCAAGGGAGAGGTGGCAGTGGATCGGTTCCTCAAAATGAAAATTCGTACTTCGGAATGGCGTCGAGGAACGACTCTTCCAGGTAGTCGTGCAACTCTGGTATGTCAACTGTATCGATGACCTCTGAAGTGAAGCCAAATATGAGCAGGCGGCTGGCGGTCTCCAGATCGATCCCGCGGCTGCGCATGTAGTAGACGGTTGACTCGTCTACGTTCCCTGCCGTCGCACCGTGGCCGCACTTCACGTCGTCGGCCCAGATGAACAGGGCAGGCTTGGAGTCTACCTCGGCGTCCGAGGAGAGCAGCAGGTTCTTGTCCGACTGCAGGGCCTCCGTCTTCATCGCCCCTTCACGAACGAATACCGTGCCTCCGAAAACTGCCCTTGAGCGGCCGGAGAGTATTCCCTTGTAGTAGAGGTTACTGGTTGAGTTTGGCTTCGTGTGGTCGATGTTGATGAAGTTATCGACATGCTGGTTGCCGGACGTTATGTACAGCCCGCTAAGGTCGGTCGAGCAGCCGTCACCAATGTGAATGTACAGGTCGTGCCTACCCATTCCGACACCCTTGTAGAAGGCGCGAGAGGCGAATCTGCTTCCGTCTTTCTGGTGGACCCTGGCGACTCCTACGTGGTAGGCCGAGTCGCCCTCGTCCATGAGTCGATAGTGCTCCAGCTGCGCCCCCTCCTCAACAACTAACTCGGCGACGCCATTGTTGAGGTAGGTGTTGTCTCCGAGGCCTATGTAGCTCTCGACGACGGTCGACTCTGATTCGGCGCCCGCAACGACGAGCACCCTTGGGTGGGCGACGATGCTATCTTCGTCTGAAGTGACGAACACCAGGTGCACCGGGCGTTCCATGCGCGTGCCTGCTGGCACATGTACCAGAGCGCCGTCGGTTATGAAGGCGGTATTCAGGGCGGAGAAGCCGTCGTCCTCGACTGAGGCGAGTGTGCCGATGTTTTGCTGGATTACGGCGCCGTCCCCACTCAGTGCATCCCGCAAACTCGAAACCGTGACGCTGTCCGGTTCGTGAGTATTGGAGAGGTCGCTCCTGTACTGCCCATTGATGAAGACCAGAGTGTTCCAGTCGTCCACCCACGGCGCAGCCTCTCGAATTACTTCGATCTCAGGGGCGCTCGCCTGGGTTGGGAGAGAAAATTCGGACCTGGCGATGGGAGCTACGTTGGTGTACTTCCATTCCTCGTTGCCCTTTCGGGCAGTGGGAAATCCGAGCCTCGAAAAGTTGTCATAGCCCTTCTGCCGGAGCGTGTTGAGCCAGGAAGGGCCTGTTGAAGGCAGACCAGAGTACTGGTCGGCGTATTGGCGATATGTGTCTAGTGTCTGTGTCATAGTTGCTTGGTTGGTCACCAACGGTTACCCGGTGACCGCAGCCTCCTCGATGATCCAGTCGTAGCCCCTCTCCTCCAGCTCCAGCGCAAGTTCCTTGCCGCCGGAGCGGACGATGCGGCCGTCGACCAGTACGTGAACGTAGTCGGGCTCGATGTAGTTGAGGATGCGCTGGTAGTGAGTGACCAGCACGATCGACTTTTCGGGGCTCCTGAACGAGTTCACACCGTCGGCCACCACGCGGAGCGCGTCGATGTCCAGTCCGGAGTCGGTCTCGTCCAACAGTGCGAGGCGGGGATCCAGGAGTGCAAGCTGAAGTATCTCGTTCCGCTTCTTCTCGCCTCCCGAATAGCCCTCGTTAACCGAGCGTCGCACGAGGTCGTCGTCTATGTTTACCAGTTCACGCTTCGAGTCGAGCATCCTGTCAAACTGACGGACGGAGAGCTCGGACTCGCCCTTGTGCTTGCGCAGCGCATCGACGGCAGCCTTGAGGAACTGCCACGTTCGCACGCCGGGAAGCTCCACAGGGTACTGCATGGCAAGGAATATGCCCTCTCGGGCGCGGGCTTCGGGGAACCACTCGATGACGCTCTGTCCGTCGAACAGGATGTCGCCGGACGTCACCGTGTACTCGGGCCTGCCTGCGACGACGTTGGCCAGAGTGCTCTTGCCGGAGCCGTTCGGCCCCATGATTGCGTGGACTTCGCCCTCGCTGACCGAGAGGCTTATCCCCTTCAGTATCTCGGTATCGTCAATTGAAACGTGTAAATCGCGTACTTCTAGCATTGCGTTTGTGAGTCCTGCCTTCTAGTTCAAGTTCCCAAAATAGCTAAGTGGTGTGTCCGCCCTTAAGTAGAGCGGATGCTTTGGTTGATTCTTCAATGTCATGCCAAGGTGGCCCATTTTCACACCGGATGCATGACTCTCCAGCATATTCATGACGTGCGAACCCCGGTCGAGGTGTTCTCCGTGATTGCCCCATGCGCAGACGAGTTCGTCGGCTTTGAGTGCGCAATCCATGATGTGTTCGTCGTTGTCGGCTCCAATCGGTTCCGGGTCTTGCCTGAGAACCGCTGGTTGGGTGGCCCTGAGACCAAATATGTTGCAGACCCACAGTGTGCCGTAGCCCCATGACCGTGCGAACCCTTTGGCTCGCGTCACGGTCGGGTCTGACTGTACCTCGTCAGCAGTGCTCGGATTCAGCATCAGGAACATACAGATACCGTCAGCGTCGGACAGTTTCGCCTCCAGCCAGTAGCGGTATCGGCGGTCTGAAGAGAAGACTGCGTTGTGGATCTTTTCCATAAGGACACTTGAAAAGGCACCTAGCGTCGCCTACTTCTGTTGGCCTGTGAGGGTCGTGGATCCAAAGGTCGTCCGGTGCGAGTCTCCAGACCATGAATCATCTCTCGCGCGTCCTCAATACCTTCGGCAATAGATATCTCAGGGAGCCAATCTTCATAGAAATTCTGGTGAAGACTGCTCACGCTCCCATATAGCCGCCTGATACTTCTCGGATCGTCGGTCTCATACGATAAGTCAGTGGCGATGTAGTTAAGGTCGGAGTGGGACCTGTTGCGCCACCCTCGGAACTTGGCAACAGACTTCAGATAGTGGGCAACTGCTCCCCACGCCTTCTCAGAAGCCTGTGGCAGATCGCCCGCCTCGAATTCTTCCTCCGCGTGCCGGAGGAAGCGCTCAGCGGTCACTATGTGATTCTCGATTTCGGCCTGAGTCATAGCTGAACTTGGTCTAGCCCACCGTGCCTTCGAGGCTTACGCGGAGGAGCTGGCTGGCTTCGGCGGCGAACTCGAAAGGGAGCTCCTTGAAGATGCCGCGGCAGAAGCCGTTGATGACCATGTAGTTGGCCTCTTCCTGGTCTATGCCTCGCTGCTGGAGGTAGAAGAGCTGGTCGTCGTTGACCTTCGACGTGGTGGCCTCGTGACCCATCCGGGCCGTGGGGTTTCTGACCTCGATGTACGGAATGGTGTGCGCTCCGCACTCGTCGCCGATCAGGAGGCTGTCGCACTGCGTGAAGTTTCTCGCGCCAGACGCGGACGGCATGATCCTGACCATCCCACGGTAGGTGTTCTGCGCCTTGCCGGCGCTGATCCCCTTGGCGACGATCGTGCTCTTGGTGTTCTTGCCCATGTGGATCATCTTGGTGCCAGTGTCGGCCTGCTGGTAGTTGTTCACCAGTGCGACCGAGTAGAACTCGCCGACGGAGTCGTCGCCCTGGAGTATCACACTCGGGTACTTCCAGGTGACCGCTGAACCGGTCTCGACCTGCGTCCAGCTAATCTTGGAGTTACGGCCGCGGCAGGCGCCGCGCTTGGTGACGAAGTTGAACACCCCGCCGTTGCCCTCTTTGTCGCCAGGGTACCAGTTCTGCAGGGTCGAGTACTTGATCTCGGCGTCTTCCAGAGCGACAAGTTCCACCACTGCGGCGTGAAGCTGGTGAGTCCTGCGAATTGGGGCCGTGCAGCCCTCGAGGTAGCTGACGTAGCTGCCCTTGTCGGCGATTATCAGGGTACGCTCGAACTGTCCTGAGTCGAGTTCGTTGATCCTGAAATATGTCATCAGCTCGATTGGGCAGCGGACTCCGGGGGGAACGTAGCAGAAGGAGCCGTCACTGAAGACTGCCGAGTTGAGAGTCGCGTAGAAGTTGTCAGTGTATGGAACAACAGACCCGAGGTACTTCTGCACAAGCTCGGGGTGCTTCTGGACCGCCTCGGAGATTGGGCAGAATATGACGCCCGCGTCTTCGAGCATCTTCTTATAGGTGGTGGCGACGGAAACGCTGTCGAGGACTGCGTCGACCGCCACGCCGCTCAGCTTCTTTTGCTCCTCAAGAGGGATGCCGAGCTTGTCGAATGCTTCGAGAATCTCGGGGTCGACATCGTCGAGGCTCTTGGGCCCGTCGTTCTGGGATTTTGGAGCTGCATAGTAGACCATGTCCTGGAAATCGATCGCAGGATATGTGACGTTCGCCCAGGTCGGCTCTTCCAGGTCGAGGCGTTCCCAGTGCCTGAAGCCCTTGAGACGCCACTCCAGCATCCACTCGGGCTCGTTCTTCTTGTGTGAAATGAACCTGACGGTATCCTCGGACAAGCCCCTTGGGGCAGTCTCCGATTCGTAATCGAATTCGAAGCCCCACTTGTACTGGGATTCCTCGATTCCGGTCTGCCTTGAGATGACCTTTTGTGTGGTCATAAAAGCGTCTCTCCTGTTTTGTTGATCAATGCAGTCAAGAATAGCAACCTCAAGTATAACGAAGCGTTTTCGCGCGGGTCAACTGATTTGCGCAAAGAGGAATTCCTGAAGCCTTCCAGGCGCATCCGAGCGGGTCAATCGATTCCACACTTATGTGTGCAGAACGTGCCCAGCTTACTTGCTACGATCAGGACTTAGGACTAATATGAACCGCAGTATTATGCCAAGAGCCAGAAACGAATTCACAAGTGTATCGAAGCTGAGCGCGGAGTCGTTTGGCGAACCGGGCCAGCGCACTTTCCGGATCCAAGTGGACAGCGCCAGCAGTTCGGCATCTATATGGATCGAGAAGGAGCAGCTCTTCCAGCTTGCCCTGGCCATCCAGCAGATGATGGCGACCCTCACCGAGGAGCAGGATCCCACGGGGGGACCACCGAATGATCGGGAGGCGCCCGGTCTGACCAGCCTGGACTTCAAGGTGATGAAGCTGGTGTTAGG
The Dehalococcoidia bacterium genome window above contains:
- a CDS encoding non-heme iron oxygenase ferredoxin subunit; amino-acid sequence: MAFVKVGKVEDVPAGTAKVYEVGDRAIAVCNVDGDFYAIDDVCTHDEAPLAQGYLSGHEIECPRHGACFDVRTGDVTALPAVVPVDTFPVRVDGDDIELDV
- a CDS encoding nucleoside hydrolase; translated protein: MKVIIDADTGTDDAIALVMAVNSPELQIGSVTAVAGNARLADTTRNALRLLSYLGRPDIQVSKGADRPLKVKNRFSYHYHGPRGLTTRLPTTDSRPIAARAAEHMHTAAEQADGELEIIALGPLTNVARAIMRGPEQMRHVKRIYVMGGAVEVPGNVTPSAEFNIYADPHAASIVFDSGIPITLVGLDVGDAVGFDRNGTDWRSGTSKGEEVSARIMQGWFDSHPGRDVYVLCDPVTVAAAVAADLFQYRHGSITVDEDGEHRGRTKAKYGDGNVTIALSVDEDRARAFVLERLVTRD
- a CDS encoding ABC transporter substrate-binding protein; the protein is MDVSPSLSTWGPGIAYSRLLRLKSGSDVNLPSLAVECDLCTSWTMESPTTYRFELRPDARWQDIGPVYARAVTAEDVVFSYLRQAGPELPNSALLYNVAELRQLDQHTIAITLDSPDADALLAFADGHSKIVAREAVELNGDLRDGPTVGSGPWVLAGTARDDKHEFSPNPLYYEQGLPLLDKLNILIMPDESTRNAAFQTGMIDVMNMSPGEWTTYTDRFPLAPFIKVPQPGVGAEVAFNTTEPPFDNLEVRRAAILGMEPMKAIEEHWGGFGFVGQGFSSASPEWLIPQNEIAGRFDRRSDAKTLLRNAGVTVPIPVVITVGDFGEAYTSHAHAISVELQELGFEVETDIVNRREFGERVWLGGEYQMMLGPPAPITAPNGFLFPVLHSEGIWNTTGHRDTVLDELIEAQAVEFDSKKRASLIRSIQERVLDQGYRFMPAAKESIWTWRDHVRDFHPNFSAYEYHHWARVWLDK
- a CDS encoding flippase-like domain-containing protein, with the translated sequence MTVARVGLGVAASGLLGWLAVRGLDWGLVVDAFSGVSITMMALATLVFMVANYLRAVRWRALFVDGTVSTNRLFVVQNIGIGLNNVVPVRVASEAVQIAILSLRDNVRPSVALATVGMERVLDLIVSAVILGIALVLIPEMERFTLYIWGAIGIAVASVVVVRILAWSSAGVEWVTRITFLAEFLSAVKDLERERTRLAASTGVTFVYWLLVGVTAWMIADSISLSITPVVATAVIMGTIYFATAVPAAPAAIGTFEFAVVYVLELFGVSRESGFGFAIITHAVFFLPPTIMAAVFLPREGIGSIGRLRSAFAGLKDRLEAESA
- a CDS encoding NAD-dependent epimerase/dehydratase family protein, whose amino-acid sequence is MTDGRLRVAVTGAAGYLGSRLIERLDEGDSVSYILATDIRAPSSTYGERTKFVKLDVTERFPTLLAQHDIDAVAHLAYVLNPGRNHDHARKVNVLGTEHLVEACRNSDVAHVVYLSSTSVYGAHPDNPEFLTEEHPVRPIPGFQYSEDKVAAELLLTEYAEERPTTAVTILRGCPVMGPRADNFIANAFHKPVLPRVGHADPPMQFTHEDDLMNIILKCLEDRTAGTYNVAGDGTISWTQMAVVMGRRMLRLPPVAWRSLTSLAWELGLQSDAPACGLDFISYRWTASVDKLKRELGLQLKYTSSEAWDSFATRAGRR
- a CDS encoding SUF system NifU family Fe-S cluster assembly protein gives rise to the protein MALGNLDDIYRDDLILDHRRHPRNPSNIPDADVIADGVNPFCGDEIHLQIMLDDQSRVSQVGFQGEGCSINQATGSMLSEAIKGLTLAEAEVLSGSFHRMMQGPDPTPSELDKLGDLGSLAKVREFPVRIKCALLAWSTLEDAIEGRG